The Formosa sp. Hel1_33_131 genome window below encodes:
- a CDS encoding reprolysin-like metallopeptidase produces MKNYYLKKTLLMLFLFCGTALFSQNQYWEKATTSRFSEAEILQRNSVPNSFEIFHLNMEKFSEVLDLAPLRSPGTIRSSVVIEFPISDGSFQQFTITESPIMHPTLAAKFPQIKTYKAIGIDDPTATMRFSVTQFGLHSIKLSGIDGASFIDPYTTDRENYIVYNKGSLDADYGNFECLTDNDIHITSLGDNYELDRADTNDRKLRTYRLALSSTGEYSSIFAGSGTEAEQKANVMAQMTITMNRVNEIYERDLAITLQFIANNDAIIYLDASSDPWSGEWNSTTQTVIDNTIGSANYDIGHNFNTSNGGNAGCLACVCTDGQKGSGYTGRSDPTGDPFDIDYVAHEMGHQFGGWHTMNSCSRSGNGSTEVEPGSGSSIMGYAGICSPNVQPNSDAHFNYVNIRDIQDNIQTGNSSSCDVETSLTNQPPVANAGSDYTIPKSTPFTLKGTATDPDGLATLTYNWSQNDPEQSPSNTAPQSNWVVGPLYRSRLPITSPNRSMPQMSDVVANNLTPTWEVTPSVARQMSFSFTVRDNGSGFANGIGQTSSDLMDVTVVDVNPFVMTAPNTAVSWNVSSTETVTWDVGQTNNSTINCQTVNIKLSTDGGMTYPIVLASNTPNDGSEAISIPDNQTTTARIMVEAADNIFYDISDTNFTIGAPNSPTFTISIPATQTSQVLCAPSNSVIDVSYQVFLGFNEVTTFSASGVPSGVSVNFSANNINSSQTVVVTISPTNSVSPGTYPIVINAQSSSVQRSETINFEVYSTSFSTVNLTFPTQNATDVPLTTPLNWDADSNASSYVIQIAKNTSFTNNLVTYNSTTNSLDLNSLQTMTPYYWRVAPKNLCGQGAFSLTRSFTTAAVACGGVNSTENNLTFPPFSIGGANFVRTSTLNVGIDTIITDVDATINVQHGLSADIELKLTSPGGTTITLLNANRCASGADIAVTFDDQGTALNCSSSAPAVSGTVIPFQALSAFNGESSVGDWTLTITDTAPSSIGGEFLNFSLNICGPPLGVSKESIDDFVVIPNPSDGQFDFKLPTGFNADVKVLVHDLHGRTIYKKVFTNKSQRFHTVVLNNASQGMYFLNVSDGVRTAVKRIIVR; encoded by the coding sequence ATGAAAAATTATTACTTAAAAAAAACACTATTAATGCTGTTTTTATTTTGTGGAACAGCCCTGTTTTCACAAAACCAATATTGGGAAAAAGCAACGACATCCAGGTTTTCTGAAGCTGAAATACTTCAAAGAAATTCCGTGCCGAATTCTTTTGAAATATTTCATTTAAACATGGAGAAGTTTTCAGAGGTTTTAGATTTAGCCCCTCTGAGAAGTCCAGGCACAATCCGTTCTTCTGTAGTTATAGAATTTCCCATATCTGATGGTTCATTCCAACAATTTACAATTACAGAATCTCCAATTATGCATCCAACACTTGCGGCTAAATTCCCCCAAATTAAAACCTACAAAGCTATTGGAATTGACGACCCTACAGCAACCATGCGATTTAGCGTAACCCAGTTTGGGTTGCATTCCATTAAATTATCAGGTATCGATGGTGCGTCTTTTATTGATCCTTACACAACAGATCGTGAAAACTACATCGTTTATAATAAAGGGTCTCTAGATGCAGATTACGGAAATTTTGAATGTTTAACTGATAATGACATCCATATAACATCCTTAGGCGATAACTATGAACTTGATAGAGCAGACACCAATGATCGAAAATTAAGAACCTACCGTTTGGCCCTTTCTTCAACAGGTGAGTACAGTTCTATTTTTGCAGGTTCAGGTACTGAAGCAGAGCAAAAAGCCAATGTTATGGCACAAATGACCATAACAATGAACCGAGTTAATGAAATATATGAAAGAGATTTGGCGATAACATTGCAGTTTATCGCAAATAATGATGCCATCATATACTTGGATGCTTCCTCCGACCCTTGGAGTGGGGAGTGGAATAGTACCACCCAAACAGTAATTGATAATACGATTGGCAGTGCGAATTACGATATTGGTCATAATTTCAATACCTCTAATGGGGGTAATGCGGGTTGTCTTGCTTGTGTTTGTACAGATGGACAAAAAGGGAGCGGATATACAGGACGTTCAGACCCTACTGGAGATCCTTTTGATATTGACTATGTTGCTCATGAAATGGGGCATCAATTTGGGGGATGGCATACGATGAATTCCTGTTCTCGTTCAGGTAATGGATCTACAGAAGTTGAGCCTGGATCGGGTAGTTCTATTATGGGGTATGCAGGGATCTGTTCTCCTAATGTACAGCCTAATAGCGATGCTCATTTTAATTATGTCAATATAAGAGATATACAGGACAATATACAGACAGGCAACAGTAGCTCTTGTGATGTAGAAACTTCATTGACTAACCAACCGCCCGTCGCTAATGCAGGTTCGGATTATACGATTCCGAAATCAACCCCCTTTACTCTTAAAGGGACTGCTACAGACCCAGATGGGTTAGCAACCTTAACCTATAACTGGTCTCAAAATGATCCTGAGCAATCCCCCAGTAATACTGCACCACAATCGAATTGGGTTGTGGGACCTTTGTATAGATCAAGATTGCCAATAACATCTCCTAATAGATCAATGCCACAAATGAGTGACGTAGTCGCTAATAATTTAACACCTACTTGGGAAGTGACTCCTTCAGTAGCCCGACAGATGAGTTTTTCATTTACAGTAAGAGATAATGGGAGTGGCTTCGCAAATGGTATTGGTCAAACAAGCTCCGATTTGATGGACGTAACTGTAGTTGATGTAAATCCATTTGTGATGACTGCTCCTAATACAGCAGTTAGTTGGAATGTATCATCAACCGAAACGGTTACCTGGGATGTTGGACAAACCAATAACAGTACTATTAATTGTCAAACTGTGAATATTAAATTATCTACTGACGGGGGAATGACCTATCCAATAGTATTAGCAAGTAATACGCCAAATGATGGTTCGGAAGCTATTTCTATCCCAGATAATCAAACAACGACAGCTAGGATAATGGTCGAAGCAGCGGATAATATATTTTATGATATTTCTGATACAAACTTCACCATCGGTGCGCCTAACAGTCCAACGTTTACAATCTCTATACCAGCAACGCAAACGTCACAAGTGTTATGTGCTCCATCAAACAGTGTTATTGATGTTTCATACCAAGTTTTTTTAGGATTCAATGAAGTAACAACATTCTCGGCTAGTGGAGTACCTTCTGGGGTTTCTGTAAATTTTTCAGCAAATAACATTAATTCTAGCCAAACGGTTGTAGTTACGATTAGTCCAACAAATTCGGTTTCTCCAGGTACCTATCCAATTGTAATTAATGCGCAATCGAGTTCAGTGCAAAGATCAGAAACCATTAATTTTGAAGTGTACAGCACTAGTTTTAGTACAGTCAATTTAACGTTTCCTACTCAAAATGCAACGGATGTTCCTTTAACGACTCCACTTAATTGGGATGCGGATTCAAATGCATCTAGTTATGTGATTCAAATTGCTAAAAACACTTCATTTACTAATAATTTAGTAACGTATAACTCAACTACGAATTCGCTTGATTTGAATTCCCTTCAAACTATGACTCCTTATTATTGGAGGGTTGCTCCTAAAAATCTCTGTGGTCAAGGAGCTTTTTCTTTAACTCGTAGTTTTACGACTGCTGCTGTTGCTTGTGGTGGGGTTAATTCAACTGAAAATAATTTAACCTTTCCACCTTTTTCAATTGGAGGAGCCAATTTCGTTAGAACTTCCACTCTAAATGTAGGAATTGATACTATAATCACTGATGTCGATGCGACAATTAATGTTCAACATGGTTTGTCTGCGGATATTGAATTGAAATTAACATCCCCTGGAGGTACTACAATTACATTATTAAACGCTAACAGGTGTGCTAGTGGAGCAGATATTGCTGTAACCTTTGATGACCAAGGAACAGCGCTAAACTGTAGTTCTTCCGCTCCTGCTGTTTCTGGAACCGTCATTCCATTTCAGGCCTTGTCTGCTTTCAACGGAGAATCTTCTGTAGGAGATTGGACTTTAACAATTACAGATACAGCTCCAAGTTCGATTGGTGGGGAATTTCTGAATTTCAGTCTCAATATATGTGGACCACCTCTCGGTGTTTCTAAAGAATCAATCGATGATTTTGTAGTTATACCTAATCCATCTGATGGACAGTTTGATTTTAAACTTCCCACAGGATTCAATGCGGATGTAAAAGTTTTAGTCCATGATCTTCATGGAAGAACTATATATAAGAAAGTATTTACTAATAAATCACAACGTTTTCACACAGTAGTTCTAAATAATGCATCCCAAGGAATGTATTTTTTAAATGTTTCTGATGGAGTTCGTACAGCAGTAAAACGAATCATAGTTAGATAA
- the thrS gene encoding threonine--tRNA ligase, producing MIHITLPDGSIRSFEENLTVLDVAKDISEGFARNVISAKFNDITVETSTLLTTDGSLTLYTWKDDAGKKAFWHSSSHVLAQALEELFPGVKLSIGPAIDNGFYYDVDLGDQVISDKDFKRIEDKMIEIARGKHDFTIKSVSKADALSKYTKEENTYKVELIENLTDGEITFCDHSSFTDLCRGGHIPNTGIIKAVKILSVAGAYWRGDENNTQLTRVYGISFPKQKELTEYLILLEEAKKRDHRKLGKQLELFTFSKKVGQGLPLWLPKGAALRSRLEDFLKKAQQKAGYEMVITPHIGQKELYITSGHYEKYGADSFQTIKTPKDGEEFLLKPMNCPHHCEIYNAKPFSYKELPKRFAEFGTVYRYEQSGELHGLTRVRGFTQDDAHIFCTPDQLNEEFQNVIDLVLYVFGSLGFENFSTQVSVRDPKNLEKYIGASDVWDKAEQAIINAAEAKGLNYVIETGEAAFYGPKLDFMVKDALGRQWQLGTIQVDYNLPERFDLTYKGADNELHRPVMIHRAPFGSMERFVAILLEHTGGNFPLWLMPEQVIILSISEKYEKYARKVLNSLENNEIRALVDNRNETMGKKIRDAEMQKVPYMIIVGEQEELDGTISVRKHGGDDLGTISVESFTSIIEEEIKKTLKEF from the coding sequence ATGATTCACATTACGTTACCGGATGGAAGTATAAGGTCTTTTGAAGAAAACCTTACTGTATTGGACGTTGCTAAGGATATTAGTGAAGGGTTCGCTCGAAATGTCATTTCGGCTAAGTTTAACGATATTACCGTTGAAACCTCTACCCTATTAACCACGGATGGCAGTCTTACCTTATATACATGGAAAGATGATGCAGGCAAAAAAGCATTTTGGCATTCGTCTTCTCACGTACTTGCGCAGGCTTTAGAAGAATTGTTTCCAGGTGTGAAACTTTCTATTGGTCCAGCAATTGATAATGGGTTTTATTACGATGTCGATTTGGGAGACCAAGTGATTTCGGATAAAGATTTTAAACGCATCGAAGATAAGATGATTGAGATTGCGCGTGGAAAACATGATTTTACCATCAAATCTGTTTCAAAAGCAGATGCACTTTCAAAATACACTAAGGAAGAAAATACTTATAAGGTTGAATTGATTGAAAACCTTACGGATGGCGAAATTACATTTTGCGATCATTCTTCTTTTACAGATTTATGTCGTGGGGGCCACATTCCAAATACGGGCATAATTAAAGCCGTTAAGATTTTAAGTGTTGCAGGCGCCTACTGGAGGGGTGATGAAAACAATACCCAACTCACCAGAGTGTATGGGATTTCATTTCCAAAACAAAAAGAACTCACTGAATATTTAATACTTTTAGAAGAAGCTAAAAAAAGAGATCATAGAAAGTTAGGGAAACAGTTAGAGTTGTTCACCTTCTCTAAAAAAGTAGGTCAAGGATTACCGCTATGGCTGCCAAAAGGGGCTGCTTTACGATCGCGCTTGGAAGACTTTTTAAAGAAAGCTCAACAAAAAGCAGGTTATGAAATGGTAATCACACCGCATATCGGTCAAAAAGAATTGTATATCACTTCTGGACATTATGAAAAATACGGAGCCGATAGTTTTCAAACTATCAAAACACCAAAGGATGGCGAAGAGTTTTTACTGAAACCGATGAATTGCCCTCACCATTGTGAGATTTATAACGCAAAACCGTTTAGCTATAAAGAATTACCAAAACGATTTGCCGAATTTGGGACTGTATATAGGTACGAACAAAGTGGTGAATTACATGGCTTGACAAGAGTTCGTGGATTCACGCAAGATGATGCGCATATTTTTTGCACCCCTGACCAATTAAACGAAGAGTTTCAAAATGTAATTGACTTGGTGCTGTATGTGTTTGGCTCTTTAGGGTTTGAAAACTTTTCAACGCAGGTTTCGGTACGCGATCCAAAGAATTTGGAGAAGTATATAGGAGCGTCTGACGTTTGGGACAAAGCAGAACAAGCAATTATTAATGCTGCGGAAGCCAAAGGGTTGAATTATGTTATAGAAACTGGCGAAGCTGCTTTTTATGGACCTAAATTAGATTTTATGGTCAAAGATGCCCTTGGCAGACAGTGGCAACTTGGGACGATTCAAGTGGATTACAACCTGCCTGAACGTTTCGACTTAACGTATAAAGGTGCTGATAACGAGCTACATAGACCCGTAATGATTCACCGTGCACCTTTTGGAAGTATGGAGCGATTTGTGGCCATATTATTAGAACATACAGGCGGTAATTTCCCACTTTGGTTGATGCCAGAACAAGTAATTATACTATCAATTAGTGAGAAATATGAAAAATACGCTCGAAAAGTTTTAAATTCGCTAGAAAATAACGAAATTCGCGCCCTCGTGGACAACAGAAATGAAACCATGGGTAAGAAAATTCGGGACGCAGAAATGCAAAAAGTTCCTTATATGATTATCGTTGGAGAACAAGAAGAACTCGACGGGACAATAAGTGTTAGAAAACACGGTGGAGACGATTTAGGCACGATTAGTGTGGAGTCATTTACATCCATTATAGAAGAAGAAATTAAAAAAACATTAAAAGAATTTTAA
- the infC gene encoding translation initiation factor IF-3: MKEDQHKINKRITALELRLVGDNVEVGVYSLSQALAIAREQEVDLVEISPNAVPPVCKVMDYKKFLYEQKKRDKVIKSKATKVVVKEIRFGPQTDDHDYAFKKKHAEKFLKEGAKLKAFVFFKGRSIIYQEQGQILLLRLAQDLEDLGKVEQMPKLEGKRMIMFISPKKVK; the protein is encoded by the coding sequence ATTAAAGAAGATCAACACAAGATCAACAAAAGAATCACTGCACTAGAGTTAAGACTTGTGGGTGACAATGTTGAAGTTGGTGTATATAGCTTATCTCAAGCCTTAGCAATTGCTAGAGAGCAAGAGGTTGATTTGGTGGAAATCTCACCTAATGCTGTTCCTCCTGTATGTAAGGTAATGGATTATAAAAAGTTTCTTTACGAACAAAAAAAGCGTGATAAAGTAATCAAATCAAAAGCTACGAAAGTAGTGGTTAAAGAGATTCGTTTTGGACCTCAAACCGATGATCATGATTATGCTTTTAAGAAAAAACACGCCGAAAAGTTTTTAAAGGAAGGTGCTAAATTGAAAGCTTTTGTATTTTTCAAAGGACGTTCAATCATTTATCAAGAACAAGGTCAAATTTTATTATTGCGTTTAGCGCAAGATTTAGAGGACTTAGGAAAGGTAGAGCAGATGCCAAAATTAGAAGGGAAACGTATGATTATGTTCATATCCCCTAAAAAAGTAAAATAA
- the rpmI gene encoding 50S ribosomal protein L35, whose product MPKMKTKSSAKKRFKVTGTGKIKRKHAFKSHILTKKSKKRKLALTHSTLVHANDEANIKQQLRLK is encoded by the coding sequence ATGCCTAAAATGAAAACCAAGTCTAGTGCCAAGAAACGTTTTAAAGTAACTGGTACTGGAAAAATCAAAAGAAAGCATGCGTTCAAAAGCCACATTCTAACGAAGAAGTCTAAAAAACGTAAGCTTGCTCTCACGCACAGTACATTAGTACATGCGAATGATGAAGCAAACATTAAACAACAATTACGTTTAAAGTAA
- the rplT gene encoding 50S ribosomal protein L20, whose protein sequence is MPRSVNSVAKRARRKKVLKQAKGYFGRRKNVWTIAKNAVDKAMLYAYRDRRNKKRTFRALWIMRINAGARAHGLSYSQFIGKLKTHNIELNRKVLADLAMNNPEAFKAIVDKVN, encoded by the coding sequence ATGCCAAGATCAGTAAACTCAGTGGCCAAAAGAGCCCGAAGAAAAAAAGTATTAAAACAAGCTAAAGGATACTTTGGAAGACGTAAAAACGTATGGACAATTGCAAAAAATGCAGTTGACAAAGCCATGCTATACGCTTACAGAGACCGTAGAAATAAGAAAAGAACATTCCGTGCTTTATGGATCATGCGTATCAACGCAGGAGCCAGAGCTCATGGATTATCGTATTCACAATTTATTGGGAAACTCAAAACGCACAATATCGAATTAAACCGTAAGGTTTTAGCAGATTTAGCGATGAACAACCCAGAGGCTTTCAAAGCTATTGTAGATAAAGTAAACTAA
- a CDS encoding 2OG-Fe(II) oxygenase, which produces MNSTPSLHRTDLAQLIVNRIVQEKDRIKIQYEVSKNQIGYFFIDDLLPPEITEYVNSQFPSKDAMVLKKSIRENKYIGVQMNQYARILEELIYAFQDERVVNIIKDICNIDDLQPDVNLYAGGLSSMKHAQFLNPHLDNSHDKERNRWRVLNLLFYVTPNWLDSNGGHLELWPEGLKQDQTTLYSRFNRLIVMATHDKSWHSVNPVVADASRNCVSNYYFSSTSLSNSDKFHVTTFRGRPHQKLRNQILKLDSFLRMNLRKLFKKGVIENPHVYKTDKE; this is translated from the coding sequence ATGAATTCAACACCTTCGCTACATAGAACAGATCTCGCTCAGCTGATTGTGAATAGAATTGTGCAAGAAAAAGACCGTATTAAAATACAGTATGAAGTGTCTAAAAATCAGATCGGCTATTTTTTTATAGATGATTTATTGCCTCCAGAAATCACAGAATACGTCAACAGTCAGTTTCCATCAAAAGACGCCATGGTTCTCAAGAAAAGCATTCGTGAAAACAAGTATATTGGAGTTCAAATGAATCAATATGCACGGATTTTAGAAGAACTTATTTATGCGTTTCAAGATGAACGTGTTGTAAATATAATTAAAGATATTTGTAATATTGACGACCTTCAGCCAGATGTAAACTTATATGCAGGTGGATTGTCTTCTATGAAACACGCTCAGTTTTTGAATCCTCATTTAGACAACTCTCACGATAAAGAACGCAACCGTTGGCGGGTGTTGAATTTATTATTTTATGTCACTCCAAATTGGTTGGACTCTAATGGTGGACATTTAGAACTTTGGCCAGAAGGATTAAAACAAGATCAAACCACTTTATACTCCCGTTTTAATCGTCTTATTGTGATGGCAACTCACGATAAATCATGGCATTCTGTAAACCCTGTTGTGGCAGATGCTTCTCGGAATTGTGTTTCTAATTATTATTTTTCGAGCACTTCTCTTTCGAATTCAGATAAATTTCATGTGACCACCTTTAGAGGCAGGCCCCATCAAAAACTCCGAAATCAAATTCTAAAATTAGATTCTTTTTTAAGAATGAATTTGAGAAAACTATTTAAAAAAGGAGTTATTGAAAATCCACATGTCTATAAAACAGATAAAGAGTAA
- a CDS encoding DUF4197 domain-containing protein: protein MLRKLLIILLVFQFTACAGLQQVVDYIPLPTTVGLPNTDIASGLREALNVGIEKQVGKLTQQDGFFKNELVKITLPEELKKVDKALRRIGLSSLADEGLKVLNRAAEDAVKEATPVFISAVKEIKFDDAKTILLGNNTAATDYLTSKTEATLYQKFQPVIKKSFSKVGADKIWANLIQKYNKIPFTKLVNTDLTDYVTTEALKGVYKMIAIEEEQIRTRLSSRTTDLLRTVFALQDK from the coding sequence ATGCTTCGTAAACTCTTAATTATTTTATTAGTATTTCAATTCACTGCCTGTGCTGGGCTGCAACAAGTGGTTGACTACATCCCACTTCCTACTACTGTTGGTTTGCCGAATACAGATATAGCTTCTGGACTTCGGGAGGCACTTAATGTGGGTATCGAGAAGCAAGTTGGAAAGCTCACCCAACAAGATGGATTTTTTAAAAATGAACTTGTTAAAATCACCTTGCCAGAGGAGTTGAAGAAAGTAGATAAAGCACTAAGAAGGATTGGACTGAGTAGTTTAGCGGATGAAGGATTAAAAGTTTTGAACCGTGCTGCAGAAGACGCTGTGAAAGAAGCCACTCCCGTATTTATCTCGGCAGTAAAAGAGATCAAATTTGACGATGCCAAAACCATTTTATTGGGCAATAATACGGCTGCTACCGACTATTTAACCTCTAAAACCGAAGCAACGTTATACCAAAAATTTCAACCCGTGATTAAAAAATCATTTTCTAAAGTGGGCGCTGATAAAATATGGGCTAATTTAATTCAAAAATACAATAAGATTCCATTTACTAAACTTGTGAACACGGATCTTACAGATTATGTGACTACGGAAGCACTAAAAGGCGTTTATAAGATGATAGCCATAGAGGAAGAACAAATTCGCACACGACTCTCATCTCGAACAACAGACTTGCTTCGGACTGTATTTGCTTTGCAAGATAAATAG
- a CDS encoding asparagine synthetase B translates to MDAESQKNHLKAYGITYWTLHKQENVKWLLNYRGGSFLLPYIDAIEKECLIRGVSYELISDAEAEAILLEISSPSKNMDAVILEKAPKIAVYSPSGKQPWDDAVTMVLTYAEIPYEIIYDTEVLSDALLLYDWLHLHHEDFTGQYGKFYRAYRNAAWYIEQQQTAEKLATSLGYDKVSEEKLAVAQKIREYVLGGGFMFAMCSATDSFDIALATQSLDICEPMFDGDGTTSNYQSQLDYSKTFAFKDFILERDPKVYEFSSIDMTQRRKIPKELDYFTLMEYSAKWDPIPTMLNQNHTALVKGFMGQTTSYSRDQVKSNVLVMGENKSNGEARYIHGIKGQGFFTFYGGHDPEDYTHRVGDPKTELDLHPTSPGYRLILNNVLFPAARKKKQKT, encoded by the coding sequence ATGGATGCCGAGAGTCAAAAAAATCATTTGAAAGCATACGGAATTACGTATTGGACCTTACATAAACAAGAAAATGTCAAATGGCTTCTCAATTACAGAGGCGGTTCTTTTTTGTTACCCTACATAGACGCCATCGAAAAAGAATGCCTGATCCGAGGGGTTTCTTACGAACTAATTAGTGATGCCGAAGCCGAAGCCATTCTTCTTGAAATAAGCAGTCCGAGTAAAAATATGGATGCAGTCATTCTTGAAAAAGCACCTAAAATTGCGGTCTATTCTCCCAGTGGGAAACAACCTTGGGACGATGCTGTGACCATGGTTTTGACTTATGCAGAAATTCCCTACGAAATTATTTACGACACCGAAGTCTTGAGTGATGCTTTATTGCTTTATGACTGGTTACACCTCCATCACGAAGATTTTACAGGACAATATGGTAAATTCTATAGAGCCTACAGAAATGCAGCTTGGTATATTGAGCAACAACAAACCGCCGAAAAACTCGCCACGAGTTTAGGATACGATAAAGTTTCTGAAGAAAAACTAGCAGTCGCCCAGAAAATTAGAGAGTATGTTTTGGGAGGTGGTTTTATGTTTGCCATGTGCAGTGCCACCGATAGTTTCGACATTGCTTTGGCTACTCAATCTCTTGATATTTGTGAGCCGATGTTTGATGGCGATGGCACTACCTCCAATTACCAATCACAATTAGATTACTCTAAAACCTTTGCTTTTAAAGATTTCATTTTGGAACGCGATCCAAAAGTATATGAATTTTCAAGTATTGATATGACCCAAAGACGCAAGATTCCTAAGGAGTTAGATTATTTCACCCTCATGGAATATTCTGCAAAATGGGACCCCATTCCAACCATGCTCAATCAAAACCATACAGCGCTTGTGAAAGGATTTATGGGACAAACCACGTCCTATTCGAGAGATCAAGTCAAGTCCAATGTACTCGTCATGGGGGAGAATAAATCTAACGGAGAGGCGCGCTATATCCATGGGATTAAAGGACAAGGATTTTTTACGTTTTATGGAGGTCACGATCCCGAAGATTATACCCATAGAGTAGGGGATCCCAAAACTGAATTGGACTTACATCCAACCTCGCCAGGCTATCGACTCATTTTAAACAATGTATTATTCCCCGCAGCCCGAAAGAAAAAACAAAAAACTTAA
- the dnaB gene encoding replicative DNA helicase, with protein sequence MKQPEPVKVYKKDKSTLISLEKGKIPPQATDLEEVVLGAMMIDKKGVDEVIDILSMDAFYKDAHQYIFEAILQLFENSEPVDLLTVSTQLRKNSKLDLVGGDFYLISLTQKVSSSAHIEFHARIILQKFIQRSLIKISNEIIEDAFDETKDVFDLLDKAESRLYEVTQGNIKKSTETAQDLVFQAKKKIEEISNKEGLSGVPSGFDKLDKLTSGWQESDLIIIAARPGMGKTALTLSMARNIAVTQNIPVAFFSLEMSSVQLITRLISSETGLNSEKLRTGRLEKHEWEQLNVKVKALEKAPLYIDDTPSLSIFDLRAKARRLASQNGIRLIVVDYLQLMTAGGSQKSGNREQEISMISRNLKALAKELSIPVIALSQLSRAVETRGGSKRPLLSDLRESGAIEQDADIVSFIYRPEYYKIDEWDDEQHTPSEGQAEFIIAKHRNGGLENIRLKFIGHLGKFDNLDDFDSPFDTEFHSKMNAAANDDTFKQENFRVDPSDAFGDSDDDTPY encoded by the coding sequence ATGAAGCAACCAGAACCAGTAAAAGTTTACAAAAAAGACAAAAGCACGCTCATTAGCTTGGAAAAAGGAAAAATCCCACCACAAGCGACTGATTTGGAAGAAGTTGTTCTTGGGGCCATGATGATTGATAAAAAAGGAGTCGATGAAGTCATCGATATTCTTAGTATGGATGCTTTTTATAAAGATGCCCATCAATATATTTTTGAAGCGATTCTTCAATTATTTGAAAACAGTGAACCTGTAGATTTATTAACAGTTTCAACTCAATTACGTAAAAACTCAAAACTTGATTTAGTAGGAGGGGATTTCTACCTTATATCATTGACTCAAAAAGTATCTTCATCGGCACATATTGAGTTTCATGCACGTATCATTTTACAAAAATTTATTCAGCGAAGTTTAATTAAAATTTCAAATGAAATCATAGAAGATGCCTTTGATGAAACCAAAGATGTTTTTGATTTATTAGACAAGGCCGAATCACGATTGTATGAAGTCACCCAAGGAAATATTAAAAAATCGACGGAAACAGCCCAAGATTTAGTATTTCAAGCTAAGAAAAAAATTGAAGAAATATCCAACAAAGAAGGACTTTCTGGAGTCCCTTCAGGATTTGATAAATTAGACAAACTCACGTCGGGTTGGCAAGAAAGTGATTTGATTATCATCGCAGCCCGTCCAGGTATGGGAAAAACAGCCTTGACACTGTCCATGGCGCGTAACATTGCCGTCACTCAAAACATTCCTGTAGCGTTCTTTTCATTAGAGATGTCGTCTGTGCAATTAATCACACGTTTGATTTCTTCTGAAACAGGATTAAACTCTGAGAAACTAAGAACAGGTCGCCTCGAAAAACACGAATGGGAGCAGTTGAATGTTAAAGTAAAAGCACTCGAAAAAGCACCTTTATATATAGATGACACCCCTTCCTTATCTATTTTTGATTTAAGAGCAAAGGCACGCCGTTTGGCTTCACAAAATGGAATCCGACTTATTGTAGTGGATTATTTACAATTGATGACTGCTGGTGGGTCTCAAAAAAGTGGAAATCGTGAACAAGAAATCTCTATGATTTCTCGAAACTTGAAAGCCCTCGCAAAAGAATTAAGCATCCCTGTAATTGCATTATCGCAATTGTCTAGAGCCGTGGAAACTCGTGGAGGGAGCAAGCGTCCGTTGCTATCGGATTTGAGAGAATCAGGAGCCATTGAGCAAGATGCAGATATTGTATCCTTTATTTACCGTCCCGAATATTATAAAATTGATGAGTGGGATGATGAGCAACACACCCCTTCAGAAGGTCAAGCGGAATTTATCATTGCAAAACACCGTAATGGCGGGCTCGAAAATATCCGTCTGAAATTCATTGGACATTTAGGGAAGTTTGATAATCTCGATGATTTTGACTCCCCATTTGATACCGAATTTCATTCCAAAATGAATGCGGCTGCGAATGATGACACCTTTAAACAGGAGAATTTTAGGGTCGATCCAAGTGATGCATTTGGAGATTCTGATGATGATACGCCTTATTAA